The window GTTTCTTTAACAGCTCTTTTAATTCTTCCGTATTCTCTTTTATTAACTCTCTTTTTACTCTCTTCATATTAATTATTATACATCAGTTTTGGTATTATCTATTACCTTCATATCTATTACCCTCATATCTATTATCTTCATAAGGGTTATTATATCATTGTTTTGGTATTAGTTGTTATATTTTTCTTTGTGTTTTTATTTGCAGCTATACTTGGAATGAAAAGTTAAAAAGGAAGGCAAAAGCCTTCCTATGATATTATTTTGCCAGTTCTACAAATCTTGATTCTCTTATTGTAACTACTTTTATCTGTCCGGGGAATTCTACTTCTTTTTCTATTCTTTTTGCTATCTCTTTTGTTAATAAATAAGCTTCATCATCTGTGAGTTTTTCTGCATTTACTATAACCCTTACTTCTCTTCCTGCCTGTATAGCAAAAGATTTTTCTACATGTTCAAACGAGTTAACAATAGCTTCTATTTTTTCAAGTCTGTTAATGTAAGATTGTAATACTTCTCTTCTGGCTCCGGGTCTTGCGGCAGATAGAGCATCTGCTGCTGCTACAAGCACTGCTTCCGGATATCTTGCCGGTTCATCATTATGATGGTATAGGATAGCATTTATAACAACATCCGGCTCTCCATATCTTTTTGCTATTTCTGCTCCAACCTTAGAATGGGAACCTCCTACTTCGTGAGATACAGCTTTTCCTATATCGTGCATCAATCCTCCTCTTCTTGCAGCCTTTTCATCAAGTCCAAGCATTGCCGCCATCATACCTGCAAGATATGCAACCTCTTTTGTATGGAGTAATACATTTTGGGTATAAGATGTTCTATAATTTAATTTTCCTATATAGTAATATAACTCAGGATGAACATCTGTAATACCAAGCTCTAAGCATGTATCTTCTCCGAGTTTTCTGATATGGGCATCCATCTCTTCTTTAACTTTTTCAACAACTTCTTCTATTCTTCCTGGATGAATTCTTCCATCTGCTATCAATCTTTCAAGGGCTATTTTTGCTATCTCCCTTCTTAGTGGGTCAAAAGATGAGATTGTTACTATATCCGGTGTATCATCTATAATTAAATCTACACCGGTTGCCATCTCAAATGCTCTTATATTTCTTCCTTCCCTTCCTATAATTCTTCCTTTTATATCATTACTTGGTAAATCAACAACAGAAACTGTATAAGATGTAGTTACTTCCGGAGCTAATCTTTGTATAGCAGTTACCAATTGCCATTTTGCTTCTTTTTCTGCATTTTTTCTTGCTTCTTCTTCTATCTCTTTTGCAATTTTTGCTGCTTCAAGTTTAGCTTCTTCTTCTACTTTTTTTAATATCTCTGCTTTAGCTTCTTCTTTTGTCATACTTGCTATTCTTTGAAGTTCAAGCATATATTGCTCTTCTGCTAATTTTAATTTTTTCTCCTTTTCTTCTATTTGCTTTTGAAGTTCCTTTATTTCGGCTTCAAGTTTGGCAAGTTCTGCTGATTTTTTCTCTATCTCTTCTTCTTTATGTTCTATTCTTGCAAGTCTTTTCTCAAGTTGGGCTTCTTTTGAGATTAATGTTTTTTCAAGGTTTTGAAGTTCTTCTCTTTGGGCTCTTAACTCTTTTTCAAGCTCTTGTTTTCTTTTGAATAACTCTTTTTCTATAATTAATTCTTGTTGTTGTTTTAAATTTTCTGCCTCTTTTTTTGCATCTTCTAATAATCTTTTTGCATCTTTTTCTGCTTCTTTAATAATATACTGGGCTTTTTCCTGAGCTTCTTTCTCATACTGCTCTTTTTTTTCTAAAACTTTTTGATACTCAACCTCTTTTTCTTTTAATTTTTTTTCTACTAATATTTTTGCTGCCGTAAAACCGGCTCCTGAACCTGCAATTAATGTAACTGCTCCTATTATTAATTCATTCATCTTTATCTTTCCTCCTTTTTAATAATTTTTGTAGGTGTGATTATAATATCAACAGGTATATCATGTTGCTCTGAATGTATTTTGTCAAGAATTTGAAAATCGTAGGCAAAGCCTATTTTCAATGCATCGGTTTTTGGTAAAAATCTATCATAATATCCTTTCCCATAACCGAGTCTGTATCCATGTTTATCAAATGCTACTGCCGGAACTACTACAATATCAATTAATTTTGGATTAAATGGTTCTCCTACAGGTTCTTTTATACCTGCATAACCATCTTTTAAATTTGATAAATCTTTGATAGATACAGGATATAAATCTTTTCCTTTAACTACTGGAAGTAAAATAATTTTTTTACCAATAAGATTTTGG of the Venenivibrio stagnispumantis genome contains:
- the rny gene encoding ribonuclease Y, with protein sequence MNELIIGAVTLIAGSGAGFTAAKILVEKKLKEKEVEYQKVLEKKEQYEKEAQEKAQYIIKEAEKDAKRLLEDAKKEAENLKQQQELIIEKELFKRKQELEKELRAQREELQNLEKTLISKEAQLEKRLARIEHKEEEIEKKSAELAKLEAEIKELQKQIEEKEKKLKLAEEQYMLELQRIASMTKEEAKAEILKKVEEEAKLEAAKIAKEIEEEARKNAEKEAKWQLVTAIQRLAPEVTTSYTVSVVDLPSNDIKGRIIGREGRNIRAFEMATGVDLIIDDTPDIVTISSFDPLRREIAKIALERLIADGRIHPGRIEEVVEKVKEEMDAHIRKLGEDTCLELGITDVHPELYYYIGKLNYRTSYTQNVLLHTKEVAYLAGMMAAMLGLDEKAARRGGLMHDIGKAVSHEVGGSHSKVGAEIAKRYGEPDVVINAILYHHNDEPARYPEAVLVAAADALSAARPGARREVLQSYINRLEKIEAIVNSFEHVEKSFAIQAGREVRVIVNAEKLTDDEAYLLTKEIAKRIEKEVEFPGQIKVVTIRESRFVELAK
- a CDS encoding 5-formyltetrahydrofolate cyclo-ligase; this translates as MKNYYRAKLLKERESYKKVKEDSEKIGEKFLSLPVVKNAKSIMFYYPHKNEVDTLPIIQNLIGKKIILLPVVKGKDLYPVSIKDLSNLKDGYAGIKEPVGEPFNPKLIDIVVVPAVAFDKHGYRLGYGKGYYDRFLPKTDALKIGFAYDFQILDKIHSEQHDIPVDIIITPTKIIKKEER